A portion of the bacterium genome contains these proteins:
- a CDS encoding site-2 protease family protein codes for MHTPIAILVLLFSLTFHEFAHARAALRLGDDTAQRLGRVSLNPIAHIDPVGTILVPLVMALLPGGMIFGWAKPVPVDERRLASPLRDQALIAAAGPVSNLVLAAIFAIGLGLTLAGGHGGPLATLAGGDVGAFLRLLCQWGVSLNVLLALFNLIPLPPLDGSWIMRLALRGDARASYERLRPYGFLLVLVLMYAGLGGFLGRGVSLVGGWYLEVALAVGGLLS; via the coding sequence ATGCACACACCGATCGCGATCCTGGTGCTGTTGTTCTCCCTCACGTTCCACGAGTTCGCCCACGCGCGGGCGGCCCTGCGGTTGGGGGACGACACGGCGCAGCGCCTGGGCCGGGTCTCGCTGAACCCGATCGCCCACATCGACCCCGTCGGCACGATCCTCGTGCCGCTGGTGATGGCCCTGCTGCCGGGCGGCATGATCTTCGGCTGGGCCAAGCCTGTGCCCGTGGACGAACGACGCCTCGCCAGCCCCCTGCGCGACCAGGCCCTCATCGCGGCAGCCGGGCCGGTCAGCAACCTCGTGCTGGCGGCCATCTTCGCCATCGGCCTGGGGTTGACGCTGGCCGGCGGCCACGGCGGACCGTTGGCCACCCTGGCCGGGGGCGACGTCGGCGCCTTCCTGCGGCTGCTCTGCCAGTGGGGAGTCAGCCTCAACGTGCTGCTGGCCCTGTTCAACCTGATCCCCCTGCCGCCCCTGGACGGCAGCTGGATCATGCGCCTGGCCTTGCGCGGCGACGCGCGCGCCTCGTACGAGCGCCTGCGGCCCTACGGCTTCCTGCTGGTGCTGGTGCTGATGTACGCGGGCCTGGGCGGGTTCCTGGGCCGGGGCGTGTCCCTGGTCGGGGGCTGGTACCTGGAGGTGGCGCTGGCCGTGGGCGGCCTGCTGTCCTGA
- a CDS encoding HU family DNA-binding protein: MTKADIVEDIAQKTGLTKKEVGETVDLFLEQVSDLLSQGRHLEIRGFGTFKVKERKERMARNPRTGDAVPVPSRRVPIFKVSKMLKDKVAHHS, from the coding sequence ATGACCAAGGCGGATATTGTCGAGGATATCGCTCAGAAGACGGGTCTGACCAAGAAGGAAGTGGGGGAGACGGTGGACCTCTTCCTGGAGCAGGTCAGCGACCTGCTTTCCCAGGGCCGCCACCTCGAAATCCGGGGCTTCGGCACCTTCAAGGTGAAGGAGCGCAAGGAGCGCATGGCCCGCAACCCCCGGACGGGGGACGCCGTGCCCGTGCCGTCGCGCCGCGTGCCGATCTTCAAGGTCTCGAAGATGCTCAAGGACAAGGTGGCCCACCACTCCTGA